Sequence from the Flexistipes sp. genome:
CGATAGGAATGTCCGGACTGAACGACTTGAAGAAAAAATATTCAGATAAAATCATACTGGTAAATTTTTTCGCTTCTTGGTGCCCGCCGTGCAAGGAGGAAACTCCTGAATTTATAGAAGTATACAATGAGAATAAGGATAAATTTGTTATTATCGGATTAAGCATAGATGACAGCAAAAAAGATGCTGTGAATTTTATCAATGATATGGGAATACCTTATCCCGTATTTCACGCCAAAAGATCACTGGAAAAACGACTTAATATAACCGGTGTCCCGACCAACATTTTTTATGCACCCGGAGGTGAGTTATACAATTTTTATGTGGGTGCTTTAAGTAAGGACTTTGTGGAAAAGGTAATCGCGCAGATATCGGGCTAGATAATAAAAAAAGACTAGCCTTGCAACTATCTGGTATTTTTATTTGCTTAATTTATTATGAGCAAATTTTGCGACAATATATGTTGTTAACTTATACCTAAATTTTTTGATTTTGTGTCAGGCAGTTAACGTTATTATGTTTTGGCAGGCAAAAGCACTTCTCTGTAATTAGCATATTCAAATAATTGCATAAGTCATTGTAGCTTAAAATTTAATCTTTGATTTTTATTTATATGTTGTATAATTTGATTCCAGGGATTCTTGAGTCAACAGGTATGTTTTTGCTTATAAATTAAAGCTGAATTAGTAAAATTGGGAGGTTAGAAGTGAAAAGATTATTTTTGGTAATGTTATTTTGTTTTGCATTTTCAGGCCTGAGTTATGCAGCCGGGTGTGTTACGGAAGAATGTCACTCAGATATTCAAAAGTATGAATATCTGCACGGCCCTACTGCAGCTATGCAGTGTGAAGTTTGCCATACGGCAAGCCCGGAAGAATTAGAAAATCATAAAGAAAGACCCAAAAGTTTTATAGACTTTAAGAGTCCTGTTAAAGAGGGACCGGTATGCGTGATGTGCCACAGTAATCAGAGAGACGGGAAAAATATTCATTTTCCTGTTGCTAATGGAGACTGTGCATCCTGTCACAACCCTCACGGTGGTAATAATAAGTTTTTTGTAAAGGGTAAAGCCGAAGCTGACACGTGTATGCAGTGCCATGAAAAAGATATGTTTAACAAAAAATACCAGCACGGCCCGTTGGCTGCCGGAGAATGTGCCTCCTGTCACGATCCGCATGCTTCAAACTACAAAGCGCACCTTAGATTTCCTCCGGACCAATTGTGTTATCAGTGCCATGAAGATAAAAAGGAGGCTTTTAACAAAGCCGTTGTTCACGCACCTATAAAAGATGGATGTACTTCATGTCATGCTCCCCACAGTTCCAATGCTAAATTTCATCTGAAATCCACCAGTGAAAAAGCACTGTGTGTGGAATGCCATCAAAAGACCACTCCTAAACTTATGAATAGAATAAAAAATGCTGAGTTTCAGCATAAGCCTGTAGAGGATGGCAACTGCGGCGGGTGTCATAATCCCCATGCTTCAGAATTCGGACAGCTTCTGCGTTCAGAAGCAAAAACCGTCTGTTTCAGCTGTCATTCCGAGCTTGGAAACAGGGTAAAGAATGCAAAATATGTACACGGTCCTGTTGCCACAAGTGGATGCTCGGCCTGCCACAGCCCTCACGGTTCGGATAATCCTTTTATACTGTTTGAATATTTTCCCAAAGAATTTTACAACGCTTATCAGCAAGGAATGTATCAGCTCTGTTTTGAGTGTCATGACCAAAAGATTCTTGAAAAACAGTATACACAGGAGGCCACCAAATTCAGAAACGGCAATGAGAACCTTCATTATACCCATGTTATGATTAAAGGCAAAGGGCGAAGCTGCAAGGCCTGTCATGAAGTTCATGCCTCCAATCAGCCTTTACAGGTTAGAAAAGGTGTGCCATACGGCAGTGGAGGCTGGGAACTTCCTGTTAATTTTACGAAAAAGGAGCATGGCGGAACCTGTGTTGTGGGATGCCATAAACCGAAAACATATAACAGGAAAAATGCGTATAATAACCAGTGATAAGTGTAATTCAAGTTTCGCACTTACACTGTTTTCGCGTCTTTGCGAGGAGTGAAAACGACGAAGCAATCTCTCTACTTTTCTTGTTTTGAGATTGCCACAAGCCTGTTTCCACATGATTTCGCAAGGATGCCTATGGCATATATATTCGGTAGAAGCGAATGCTAGACAAAACGAAGTGCGAAACTTGATGTGTAAGTGGATAAATGCGTTAATTTAATATTAAAAAAGGAGCTGAATATGAATTACAGAATAGTTTTAGGATGCATTCTTTCTTTGTTGATTGTTTCAACTGTTATAGGTGCATTTCCTTTACAACAGCTCGAAAAGGGTGACACTGTTTCCATTCAAAAGTTTAAAGGATTGAATAAGGAATTATCAGGTATAGATAAAAATTCAGAAACAAAGCTTTTGCTTCTTTGGAGGCACGATAAGCGTACGAATGTTGATACGATAAAAAGCTTTGCTGAAATGTGCAGCAAAAGGGATGTTCCCTGCATTGCGGTTGATCTGCAGGAAGGGACTATGGAACAAATTAAAAGTATTGTCGGAGCAGATGCAGCTGAAGATATATATTTTGCCCACGATAAGACTGGTGTAACTGATGACTGGGGTATTTTTACACTGCCGGTAACACTTTTCCTGGATAAAAATAACAAAGTAATAAATGCTGTCGGTTATGAAGGTCAGTATGCTGTTCAAGTGGGAAGATATGTAGATTTTCTCACCGGCAAAATTTCTGAAGAGGAATATAAAAAATTTGAAAACACGAGTGTGGTACATGACAGAAGAAGCAGACTGCCAAAAATCAATTTTATAAAAAGGCTTATAGAAGACGGTCAGCCCGAGGATGCTAAAGAGCGTCTGGCAAAGCTGGATAAAAAAGACCTTACTATGGAGGAAAAGCTAAATCTTGCTGAAGTTTATCTGAAGCTTGACATGCCGGATAAGGTTGAAGAAGCGCTGCAAGGTGTTTCCGAATATAATGTTGGAGCCAAGTTTTACCGGGCGTACGCAGCTTATCTCAAGGGGAATTTAGATAAGGCATTAAAGACGCTTCATTCGATAGAGAAGATATATCCTCAGAAAAAGAAACTTTTTTATTTGTTAGGCGAAATATATAAACAAAAAGGTGATTATAAAAATGCTGCAGAATATTTTGAAAAATCTTGCAATAATTCTGCTATTTAGTATATCTACTGCTGCCTTTGCGGCCGGAAGCGAACTGCATATTTATTTTCCCCGTAAA
This genomic interval carries:
- a CDS encoding TlpA family protein disulfide reductase, whose product is MVKSLLYKKVLVFYVVLASLLLVSCESAQNKNDSRSSAISSEEVEDFKTIGMSGLNDLKKKYSDKIILVNFFASWCPPCKEETPEFIEVYNENKDKFVIIGLSIDDSKKDAVNFINDMGIPYPVFHAKRSLEKRLNITGVPTNIFYAPGGELYNFYVGALSKDFVEKVIAQISG
- a CDS encoding cytochrome c3 family protein, whose translation is MKRLFLVMLFCFAFSGLSYAAGCVTEECHSDIQKYEYLHGPTAAMQCEVCHTASPEELENHKERPKSFIDFKSPVKEGPVCVMCHSNQRDGKNIHFPVANGDCASCHNPHGGNNKFFVKGKAEADTCMQCHEKDMFNKKYQHGPLAAGECASCHDPHASNYKAHLRFPPDQLCYQCHEDKKEAFNKAVVHAPIKDGCTSCHAPHSSNAKFHLKSTSEKALCVECHQKTTPKLMNRIKNAEFQHKPVEDGNCGGCHNPHASEFGQLLRSEAKTVCFSCHSELGNRVKNAKYVHGPVATSGCSACHSPHGSDNPFILFEYFPKEFYNAYQQGMYQLCFECHDQKILEKQYTQEATKFRNGNENLHYTHVMIKGKGRSCKACHEVHASNQPLQVRKGVPYGSGGWELPVNFTKKEHGGTCVVGCHKPKTYNRKNAYNNQ
- a CDS encoding tetratricopeptide repeat protein yields the protein MNYRIVLGCILSLLIVSTVIGAFPLQQLEKGDTVSIQKFKGLNKELSGIDKNSETKLLLLWRHDKRTNVDTIKSFAEMCSKRDVPCIAVDLQEGTMEQIKSIVGADAAEDIYFAHDKTGVTDDWGIFTLPVTLFLDKNNKVINAVGYEGQYAVQVGRYVDFLTGKISEEEYKKFENTSVVHDRRSRLPKINFIKRLIEDGQPEDAKERLAKLDKKDLTMEEKLNLAEVYLKLDMPDKVEEALQGVSEYNVGAKFYRAYAAYLKGNLDKALKTLHSIEKIYPQKKKLFYLLGEIYKQKGDYKNAAEYFEKSCNNSAI